The Fictibacillus arsenicus genome contains a region encoding:
- a CDS encoding helix-turn-helix domain-containing protein translates to MKDKHYRPKPLLTKREREVFELLVQDKTTKDIAEQLFISEKTVRNHISNTMQKLGVKGRSQAVVELLRLGELEI, encoded by the coding sequence TTGAAAGATAAACACTACCGACCGAAGCCTCTACTTACAAAAAGAGAGAGAGAAGTTTTCGAACTATTAGTCCAAGACAAAACCACAAAAGATATTGCGGAACAATTATTTATTAGTGAGAAAACAGTTCGAAACCATATTTCGAATACCATGCAAAAGCTTGGGGTTAAAGGACGCTCTCAAGCCGTTGTAGAGTTATTGAGGCTTGGAGAACTCGAGATTTAG
- a CDS encoding acyl-CoA thioesterase, with protein MARQDYISNMEEWKNGFYFSHELNVRFGEIDGFGHVNNTNVFIYMEEARIALFKELGLMRTWGAPDSIEIPVVADLQCDYLAQILYDEKLKIYVKINEVGSSSIDLHYLGMNEENKPVFTGRGAIVQISRKSGRPSKWTETLKRQLDNFSQKACL; from the coding sequence ATGGCGAGACAAGATTATATTTCAAATATGGAAGAATGGAAGAATGGATTTTATTTTTCCCATGAATTGAATGTTCGCTTTGGTGAAATTGATGGGTTTGGACATGTAAATAACACGAATGTCTTCATTTATATGGAAGAAGCAAGAATTGCGCTGTTTAAGGAACTAGGATTGATGAGGACGTGGGGGGCTCCTGATTCAATAGAAATTCCTGTTGTCGCAGATCTGCAATGTGATTATCTTGCTCAAATTTTGTATGATGAGAAATTAAAGATATATGTAAAAATTAACGAGGTAGGGTCATCTTCCATTGATCTGCATTACTTGGGCATGAATGAGGAAAATAAACCGGTTTTCACTGGAAGAGGAGCGATTGTTCAGATTTCCAGAAAGAGCGGGCGCCCTTCAAAGTGGACGGAAACGTTAAAAAGACAACTTGATAACTTTTCACAAAAAGCCTGTTTATAA
- the sdhB gene encoding succinate dehydrogenase iron-sulfur subunit, whose amino-acid sequence MSTKMVKFIISRQDNPETAPYLEEFEIPHRPNMNVISALMEIRRNPVNAKGEATTPVTWEMGCLEEVCGACSMVINGKPRQSCTALVDQLEQPIRLEPMKTFPVVRDLAIDRSRMFDALKRVKAWIPIDGTYDLGPGPRMPETKRQWAYELSKCMTCGVCLEACPNVNSNSDFIGPAPLSQVRLFNAHPTGEMNKEERLNAIMDDGGLAECGNSQNCVQSCPKGIPLTTSIAALNRDTTFQAFKNFFGSDR is encoded by the coding sequence ATGAGCACAAAAATGGTGAAATTCATCATCTCAAGACAGGATAACCCAGAGACTGCCCCGTATTTAGAAGAGTTTGAGATTCCGCATCGTCCAAATATGAACGTTATATCTGCTCTTATGGAAATTCGTAGAAATCCTGTAAATGCAAAAGGTGAAGCTACGACTCCCGTAACATGGGAGATGGGATGTCTTGAAGAAGTTTGTGGTGCATGTTCAATGGTTATCAACGGAAAGCCCCGTCAATCTTGTACGGCTCTCGTTGATCAGTTAGAACAGCCGATCAGACTTGAACCAATGAAGACTTTTCCAGTTGTTCGTGACCTCGCGATCGATAGAAGCAGAATGTTTGATGCGCTTAAGCGTGTTAAAGCATGGATTCCGATCGATGGTACGTACGATCTTGGTCCAGGACCGAGAATGCCAGAAACAAAACGCCAATGGGCATATGAACTTTCAAAGTGTATGACTTGCGGTGTTTGTTTAGAGGCTTGTCCGAATGTTAACAGCAATTCAGACTTTATTGGACCTGCTCCGCTTTCACAAGTTCGTCTGTTTAACGCACATCCAACTGGTGAAATGAATAAAGAAGAGCGTCTGAATGCGATTATGGATGATGGAGGACTTGCAGAGTGCGGTAACTCTCAAAACTGTGTACAGTCTTGTCCGAAAGGAATTCCTCTAACAACTTCTATTGCAGCTCTTAACCGTGATACTACTTTCCAAGCGTTTAAGAACTTCTTTGGAAGTGACAGATAA
- the sdhA gene encoding succinate dehydrogenase flavoprotein subunit, whose product MSNQKIIVVGGGLAGLMATIKAAEAGVNVDLFSVVPVKRSHSVCAQGGINGAVNTKGEGDSPWEHFDDSVYGGDFLANQPPVKAMCDAAPGIIHLMDRMGVMFNRTPEGLLDFRRFGGTQHHRTAFAGATTGQQLLYALDEQVRRHEVAGLVTKYEGWEFLSAIIDDEGQCRGVTAQNLKTMEIVSFAADAVIMATGGPGIIFGKSTNSVINTGGAASALYQQGVHYANGEFIQIHPTAIPGDDKLRLMSESARGEGGRVWTYKDGKPWYFLEEKYPAYGNLVPRDIATREIFHVCVDLKLGINGENMVYLDLSHKDPKELDIKLGGIIEIYEKFMGDDPRKVPMKIFPAVHYSMGGMWVDYDQMTNIPGLFAAGECEYQYHGANRLGANSLLSAIFGGMMAGPSAVKYIRGLEKTVEDVSSSVFENQVKKDQEVYNNILSMDGTENAYVIHKELGEWMTDNVTVVRYNDKLKQTDEKIQELMQRYKNININDTSKWSNQGASFTRQLWHMLQLARVITLGALNRDESRGAHYKPDFPERNDEQWLKTTKAKFNPATNGPEFEYEDVDVSLIQPRKRDYSKKKAGV is encoded by the coding sequence TTGAGTAATCAAAAAATTATCGTTGTTGGCGGAGGTCTCGCCGGGTTAATGGCTACAATTAAAGCAGCTGAAGCTGGTGTAAATGTCGACCTCTTTTCAGTAGTTCCAGTAAAACGTTCGCATTCTGTTTGTGCTCAAGGCGGTATAAACGGTGCTGTAAATACAAAGGGTGAAGGGGATTCACCATGGGAACACTTTGATGATTCAGTTTATGGCGGTGACTTCTTAGCAAATCAGCCGCCTGTAAAAGCTATGTGTGATGCTGCTCCTGGAATTATCCACTTGATGGACCGTATGGGTGTTATGTTTAACAGAACACCTGAAGGATTGCTTGATTTCCGCCGTTTCGGAGGAACTCAGCATCACCGTACAGCGTTTGCTGGTGCGACAACAGGACAGCAATTATTATATGCGCTTGACGAGCAGGTTCGCCGTCATGAAGTTGCAGGACTTGTTACAAAGTATGAAGGCTGGGAATTCCTATCTGCCATCATTGATGATGAAGGACAATGCCGCGGTGTTACTGCTCAAAACTTAAAGACTATGGAAATTGTCAGTTTTGCAGCAGATGCTGTTATCATGGCAACAGGCGGACCTGGTATCATCTTCGGTAAATCTACGAACTCCGTAATCAACACGGGTGGAGCAGCGTCAGCTCTTTATCAGCAGGGCGTACATTATGCCAATGGTGAATTTATTCAAATTCATCCAACAGCTATTCCAGGTGATGATAAGCTTCGATTAATGAGTGAATCTGCGCGTGGTGAAGGCGGCCGTGTTTGGACATATAAAGATGGAAAGCCATGGTATTTCCTTGAAGAGAAATATCCTGCTTATGGAAACCTTGTTCCGCGTGATATCGCAACACGTGAGATCTTCCACGTTTGTGTTGATTTAAAGCTTGGTATTAATGGAGAGAACATGGTATACCTGGATCTTTCACACAAAGATCCGAAAGAACTAGATATTAAACTTGGTGGAATCATTGAGATTTATGAAAAGTTCATGGGTGATGATCCTCGTAAAGTTCCAATGAAGATCTTCCCTGCGGTACACTATTCTATGGGCGGCATGTGGGTAGATTATGATCAAATGACGAACATTCCAGGTCTTTTCGCTGCAGGTGAGTGTGAGTACCAATACCACGGTGCTAACAGATTAGGAGCTAACTCTCTATTATCTGCAATTTTTGGCGGAATGATGGCTGGGCCGTCTGCGGTAAAATACATTAGAGGTTTAGAAAAGACAGTCGAAGATGTTTCTTCTTCTGTATTCGAAAACCAAGTGAAGAAAGATCAAGAAGTATATAACAACATCCTTTCTATGGATGGAACGGAAAATGCATATGTGATTCATAAAGAATTAGGAGAATGGATGACTGATAATGTAACAGTTGTTAGATACAATGATAAATTGAAACAAACAGACGAAAAGATACAGGAATTAATGCAGCGCTATAAAAACATCAATATAAATGATACTTCTAAGTGGAGCAATCAAGGTGCATCGTTTACTCGCCAGCTGTGGCACATGCTTCAGCTTGCACGTGTTATTACTCTTGGAGCATTAAACCGTGATGAGAGCCGTGGTGCGCATTACAAACCTGATTTCCCTGAACGTAATGATGAACAATGGTTAAAAACAACAAAAGCGAAATTTAATCCTGCAACAAACGGACCTGAGTTTGAGTACGAAGATGTAGATGTTTCGCTTATCCAGCCACGTAAACGTGACTATTCTAAGAAGAAGGCAGGGGTGTAA
- a CDS encoding succinate dehydrogenase cytochrome b558 subunit, producing MAGSKDFVNRRIHSLLGVIPIGLFLVQHLVVNHFATRDADAFNAAAHFMENLPFRIFLETFVIYLPILFHAVYGLYITFQAKNNVSRYGYFRNMMFLVQRVTGVITLIFIAWHVWETRVQAALGAEVNFSMMADILSSPFMIAFYLIGVLSAVFHFANGLWSFFVSWGLTVSPRSQKISTYVTMGVFVALAIVSVRTIFAFI from the coding sequence ATGGCTGGCAGTAAGGATTTTGTAAACAGAAGGATTCATTCACTTTTAGGAGTTATTCCTATAGGGCTTTTTCTCGTTCAGCACTTGGTTGTAAACCATTTTGCAACTAGGGATGCTGATGCATTTAATGCCGCAGCACATTTTATGGAAAATCTGCCGTTTCGTATTTTCCTAGAAACATTTGTAATTTACTTACCGATTTTATTTCATGCGGTTTATGGTCTTTATATTACATTCCAGGCTAAGAATAACGTTAGCCGCTATGGATATTTCCGCAATATGATGTTCCTTGTTCAGCGTGTAACAGGAGTTATCACATTAATTTTCATTGCATGGCATGTTTGGGAAACACGCGTTCAGGCTGCGCTGGGGGCGGAAGTAAACTTCTCTATGATGGCTGATATTTTAAGTTCTCCATTTATGATCGCGTTCTACTTAATCGGAGTATTATCTGCAGTATTTCATTTTGCTAACGGACTATGGTCGTTCTTTGTCAGCTGGGGCCTTACTGTTTCGCCTCGTTCACAGAAGATTTCAACTTACGTAACGATGGGTGTGTTCGTAGCACTTGCTATCGTTAGCGTACGTACTATTTTTGCATTCATTTAA
- a CDS encoding YslB family protein, with the protein MFKQKTKDETTPVEKPSVSAFGYEILRSDLLPELLGKQERNILYWAGRHLARKYPLHTMEEVSAFFNEAGWGNLEMIEASKTEMVFSLHSLLIEQRIENFQHNTFSLEAGFLAEQIQLQKKCTTEALESMKRNKVSITVQWDKKDTIE; encoded by the coding sequence ATGTTTAAACAAAAAACAAAGGACGAGACTACCCCTGTCGAAAAGCCTTCTGTTTCAGCTTTTGGGTACGAGATCCTTCGCAGCGATTTATTACCTGAACTTCTTGGTAAACAAGAAAGAAATATTCTATATTGGGCTGGCAGACACCTTGCCAGAAAATACCCTTTACATACAATGGAAGAAGTAAGTGCTTTTTTCAATGAAGCAGGCTGGGGTAATCTCGAAATGATTGAAGCATCAAAAACAGAAATGGTGTTCTCACTTCATTCGTTACTTATCGAACAGCGGATCGAGAATTTCCAGCACAACACTTTCAGTTTAGAAGCTGGTTTTCTAGCAGAACAAATTCAGCTGCAAAAAAAATGTACAACAGAAGCACTTGAGTCAATGAAACGCAATAAAGTTTCCATTACGGTCCAATGGGACAAAAAAGATACAATTGAATGA
- a CDS encoding aspartate kinase, whose amino-acid sequence MGRIVQKFGGTSVGSVERIQNAAKRIINEVNNGNEVVVVVSAMGKTTDELVRLAGEISKNPSKREMDMLLTTGEQVTIALLTMALHQEGYKALSLTGWQAGIQTENNHSNARILDIDSERINGLLKDGNIVVVAGFQGLIPETNDIATLGRGGSDTTAVALAAVLKADRCDIYTDVTGVYTTDPRAVKTARKIPSISYDEMLEMANLGAGVLHPRAVEFAKNYSIVLEVRSSMSDERGTLVEEEATMEQNLMVRGLAFEGNITKITVTNMPNEINALSDLFTILASNGINVDIIIQNVMNQEKTNISFSIDSSILSDTQEVLAENQDKLGFESISYEGNLAKVSIVGSGMISNPGVAAMMFKALSDQDVMIKMVSTSEIKVSTVVKQEDMIKSIETLHDTFELDARVPVQK is encoded by the coding sequence ATGGGGAGAATCGTACAAAAATTTGGCGGTACAAGTGTCGGTTCGGTTGAACGGATCCAAAACGCTGCAAAAAGAATTATTAACGAAGTCAACAATGGCAATGAAGTCGTTGTTGTCGTATCTGCAATGGGCAAAACAACAGATGAACTTGTCAGATTGGCTGGAGAAATCAGCAAAAATCCTTCTAAACGTGAAATGGATATGCTCCTCACAACAGGTGAACAAGTCACTATAGCCTTATTAACGATGGCTTTGCATCAGGAAGGTTATAAAGCCCTTTCCCTGACAGGCTGGCAAGCAGGCATTCAAACAGAGAATAATCATTCAAATGCCAGAATACTAGACATTGATTCTGAACGGATCAACGGTTTGTTGAAAGACGGGAATATTGTGGTGGTTGCAGGATTTCAAGGCTTGATTCCTGAGACGAATGATATTGCAACACTTGGAAGAGGCGGATCAGACACAACCGCTGTAGCGCTGGCGGCCGTTCTGAAAGCTGATCGCTGTGACATTTATACAGATGTTACCGGTGTTTACACGACTGACCCTCGTGCAGTTAAGACAGCAAGAAAAATACCATCTATTTCTTATGATGAGATGCTTGAAATGGCTAATCTTGGGGCAGGTGTCTTGCACCCGAGAGCTGTGGAGTTTGCAAAAAACTATTCGATTGTTTTAGAAGTCAGATCAAGTATGAGTGATGAACGAGGAACGCTAGTAGAGGAGGAAGCAACTATGGAACAAAACTTAATGGTTAGAGGTTTAGCTTTTGAAGGTAACATAACAAAGATTACGGTAACCAACATGCCAAACGAAATTAATGCTTTGTCGGATTTGTTCACGATCTTGGCAAGCAACGGAATAAATGTAGACATTATCATTCAAAACGTGATGAACCAGGAAAAGACCAATATCTCTTTTTCTATCGACTCCAGTATATTGTCAGATACTCAAGAAGTACTTGCTGAAAACCAAGATAAACTAGGCTTTGAATCTATCAGCTATGAAGGCAATCTTGCTAAAGTTTCCATCGTTGGTTCAGGAATGATCTCTAACCCTGGTGTAGCGGCAATGATGTTTAAAGCTCTATCCGACCAAGATGTGATGATTAAAATGGTAAGTACATCTGAAATTAAAGTTTCAACTGTAGTGAAACAGGAAGATATGATTAAATCAATTGAAACTCTTCATGACACATTTGAACTGGATGCACGTGTTCCTGTTCAAAAATAA
- the uvrC gene encoding excinuclease ABC subunit UvrC, producing the protein MLLPDQPGCYLMKNEFGKVIYVGKAKVLKNRVKSYFSGSHDGKTQRLVSEIRDFEYIVTSTEMEALVLEMNLIKKHDPRYNVMLKDDKSYPYLKVTSEKQPRLLYTRKIKKDGGKYFGPFVNAYAAQETKKLLDRIFPLRKCDTMPKRVCLYYHIGQCLGPCVYEVSDEQNKQMVEGIIKFLNGGYQDVKTQLSEKMLEASEALNFERAKELRDQIQHIEAVMEKQKMMTSDLVDRDVFGYHFDKGWMCVQVFFIRQGKVIARDISVFPFYGEAHEDLLTFIGQFYLQKNHLLPKEILLPKQVDANMIQELLKVKVLQPQKGQKKELVELATKNATLALHEKFALIEQDEARTIKAVENLGERMGIAPPYRIEAFDNSNIHGTDPVSAMVVFVDGKPYKKDYRKYKIKSVEGPDDYASMKEVVRRRYSRLLREEGELPSLILIDGGKGQISAAQDVLENELNLFIPVAGLSKDEKHRTSQLWLGDPPEMIQLPRNSQEFYLLQRVQDEVHRFAISFHRKVRSKSMFESILDGIAGIGEKRKKMLLRHFGSMKKMKEATVEEIQEAGVPRAVAEEINKAFLSKD; encoded by the coding sequence ATGCTGCTTCCAGATCAGCCTGGCTGCTATTTAATGAAGAATGAATTTGGAAAAGTAATCTATGTAGGGAAAGCAAAAGTATTAAAAAATAGAGTGAAATCATATTTTTCTGGATCGCATGACGGAAAAACCCAGCGGTTAGTCAGTGAGATCAGAGACTTTGAATATATTGTTACTTCTACTGAAATGGAAGCCTTAGTTCTCGAGATGAACTTAATCAAAAAACATGATCCTCGTTATAACGTCATGTTAAAAGATGATAAAAGCTATCCATACTTAAAAGTTACTTCTGAAAAACAACCTCGTCTTTTATATACAAGGAAGATTAAGAAAGACGGCGGAAAATATTTTGGTCCATTTGTTAACGCATATGCTGCACAAGAAACAAAAAAGCTTCTGGATCGTATTTTTCCGCTAAGAAAATGTGATACGATGCCGAAAAGAGTATGCCTCTATTACCATATTGGTCAATGTCTTGGTCCATGTGTTTATGAAGTTTCAGATGAACAGAACAAACAAATGGTAGAAGGTATCATAAAGTTCCTGAACGGCGGTTACCAGGATGTGAAGACACAGCTGTCAGAAAAAATGCTTGAAGCATCTGAAGCCTTAAATTTTGAACGGGCAAAAGAGCTGCGTGACCAGATCCAGCATATTGAAGCCGTTATGGAAAAACAAAAGATGATGACTTCCGATTTAGTCGACAGAGATGTATTCGGTTATCATTTCGATAAAGGCTGGATGTGTGTACAGGTGTTTTTTATTCGTCAAGGGAAAGTTATTGCTAGAGATATATCTGTATTTCCTTTTTACGGGGAAGCGCACGAAGACCTGCTTACTTTTATTGGCCAGTTTTATCTTCAAAAAAATCATCTGCTTCCAAAAGAAATTCTTTTGCCCAAACAGGTGGATGCTAATATGATTCAAGAGCTTCTTAAAGTTAAAGTTCTTCAGCCGCAAAAAGGGCAAAAGAAGGAACTAGTTGAATTGGCCACAAAAAATGCAACTCTTGCACTGCACGAAAAGTTTGCACTAATCGAGCAAGATGAAGCACGGACAATAAAAGCAGTTGAAAACTTAGGCGAAAGAATGGGTATTGCTCCGCCTTATAGGATTGAGGCATTTGATAACTCAAACATTCACGGTACAGACCCAGTTTCAGCTATGGTTGTCTTTGTTGACGGGAAGCCTTATAAAAAGGATTATCGAAAGTATAAAATAAAATCTGTAGAGGGTCCTGATGACTATGCTTCTATGAAGGAAGTTGTTCGCAGAAGGTATTCGAGATTGCTTAGAGAAGAAGGTGAATTGCCAAGCTTAATCCTTATTGATGGCGGGAAAGGTCAGATTTCAGCTGCTCAAGATGTACTTGAAAACGAACTTAATCTTTTCATCCCTGTGGCAGGGCTGTCAAAGGACGAGAAGCACCGTACATCTCAATTATGGCTCGGTGATCCGCCTGAGATGATTCAACTTCCGAGAAACAGCCAAGAATTTTACTTGCTTCAAAGAGTGCAGGATGAAGTGCACCGTTTTGCCATTTCTTTTCATCGCAAAGTCCGGTCAAAAAGTATGTTCGAGTCTATTTTGGATGGGATTGCTGGGATAGGAGAAAAAAGAAAGAAGATGCTGCTCCGTCATTTCGGGTCAATGAAAAAAATGAAAGAGGCAACGGTGGAAGAGATTCAGGAAGCGGGAGTTCCAAGAGCAGTTGCGGAAGAAATAAACAAAGCTTTTTTATCAAAAGACTAG
- the trxA gene encoding thioredoxin — protein sequence MAIVNASDQTFNTETNEGLVLADFWAPWCGPCKMIAPVLEELDQELEEVKVVKLDVDENQETAGKYGVMSIPTLLVFKDGQVVDQVVGFQPKDALVELLNKHK from the coding sequence ATGGCTATTGTAAATGCATCAGATCAAACATTTAATACAGAAACAAATGAAGGTTTAGTACTTGCTGATTTCTGGGCACCTTGGTGCGGACCTTGTAAAATGATCGCTCCAGTTCTTGAAGAACTAGACCAAGAGCTTGAAGAAGTTAAAGTTGTTAAACTTGATGTAGATGAAAACCAAGAAACAGCTGGGAAATATGGTGTAATGAGTATTCCTACACTTCTAGTATTCAAAGACGGCCAAGTCGTTGATCAAGTTGTAGGCTTCCAGCCAAAAGACGCATTGGTTGAGCTTTTAAACAAACATAAGTAA
- a CDS encoding histidine phosphatase family protein → MTTIAFIRHGETDWNIERRAQGCMDIPLNEQGIKQAKALAERLRTEKWDAIYASPLSRAFKTAEAIQELTGLDILPDDRLREISFGETEGTTEAERIERWGEDWIKLELGRESNELADTRWQEALKEIVQNHENQKVLIVTHGALLVRIYKSFLQDKTDKWYGLNNTSLSIFKLQDQNWSCELFNCHKHLEEAKTI, encoded by the coding sequence GCTCAAGGATGTATGGATATTCCATTGAATGAACAGGGAATAAAGCAGGCTAAAGCCCTTGCGGAACGTCTTCGTACAGAAAAATGGGATGCGATCTATGCGAGTCCATTATCAAGAGCTTTTAAAACCGCAGAAGCGATTCAGGAATTAACAGGACTGGATATTTTGCCGGATGATAGGCTGCGCGAGATCTCATTTGGAGAAACAGAAGGAACTACTGAAGCTGAAAGAATAGAACGCTGGGGAGAAGATTGGATTAAGCTTGAGCTCGGCAGGGAATCAAATGAGCTGGCTGACACACGGTGGCAAGAAGCTTTAAAGGAAATTGTTCAGAACCACGAGAACCAAAAAGTTCTCATCGTGACTCACGGCGCACTCCTTGTGAGGATTTACAAATCTTTTTTACAGGATAAAACGGATAAGTGGTATGGATTAAATAATACGTCTCTTTCGATCTTTAAACTTCAGGACCAAAATTGGTCTTGTGAATTGTTTAATTGTCACAAGCATCTAGAAGAGGCAAAAACCATATAA